In Corynebacterium nuruki S6-4, the following proteins share a genomic window:
- a CDS encoding pyruvate dehydrogenase, producing the protein MARTYAEQIVNTLEAQGVRRIFGLVGDSLNPIVDAVKRSSIEWFHVRNEEAAAFAAGAESLVTGNLAVCAGSCGPGNTHLVQGLYDSHRNGAKVLAIASHIPSQFIGSHYFQETHPEALFQECSGYCEMVNSATQGATILHHAIQSTMAGNGVSVLVIPGDIAADPAVDSPQLASAISASRPAAHPETSELKALAEAINHAGKVTIFGGAGCRDARDQVFALAEKIKAPVGHAYGGKEFLHYDNPYDVGMSGLLGYGACSEAFEEADLLILLGTDFPYSEFLPRHTDTAQIDIKGRNIGRRTTVKYPVTGDVAATIDDLLPLISEKTDSTFLAKMLRKQESNLHHVIEAYTKNIEKQVPIHPEYLSYVLDDLADEDAVFTADTGMCNVWQARYINPNGKRQLLASFRHGTMANALSQGIGAAAANGSRRQTIAMCGDGGLGMLMGELLTLKLHQVPLKAVVYNNSTLGMVKLEMLVKGLPDFGTDHEKVNYADIATACGIKAFRIEDPKDVRPVLAEALAYDGPALIDVVTDPNALSIPPEISLEQVAGFTRAATKTVLEGGVGKMFDLAKSNLRNIPRPSGFKL; encoded by the coding sequence ATGGCACGCACCTATGCAGAACAGATCGTGAACACCCTGGAAGCCCAGGGCGTCCGCCGCATCTTCGGGCTCGTCGGCGACAGTCTCAACCCGATCGTGGACGCCGTCAAACGCAGCAGCATCGAATGGTTCCACGTCCGGAACGAGGAGGCCGCGGCCTTCGCCGCCGGTGCCGAATCACTGGTCACCGGAAACCTCGCCGTCTGCGCCGGCTCCTGCGGCCCGGGCAACACCCACCTGGTGCAGGGACTCTATGACTCGCACCGCAACGGGGCGAAGGTGCTGGCCATCGCCAGCCACATCCCGTCGCAGTTCATCGGCTCCCACTACTTCCAGGAGACCCACCCCGAGGCCCTGTTCCAGGAGTGCTCCGGCTACTGCGAGATGGTGAACTCCGCGACCCAGGGCGCGACCATCCTGCACCACGCCATCCAGTCGACGATGGCCGGCAACGGCGTCTCCGTCCTCGTCATCCCCGGCGACATCGCCGCCGACCCGGCGGTGGACTCCCCGCAGCTGGCCTCCGCGATCTCGGCGTCCCGCCCGGCGGCCCACCCGGAGACCTCCGAGCTCAAGGCGCTGGCGGAAGCGATCAACCACGCCGGCAAGGTCACCATCTTCGGCGGCGCCGGCTGCCGGGACGCCCGCGACCAGGTCTTCGCCCTCGCCGAGAAGATCAAGGCCCCGGTCGGCCACGCCTACGGCGGCAAGGAATTCCTCCACTACGACAACCCCTACGACGTCGGCATGTCCGGCCTGCTCGGGTACGGGGCCTGCTCCGAGGCCTTCGAGGAGGCCGACCTGCTCATCCTGCTGGGCACCGACTTCCCCTACTCGGAGTTCCTGCCGCGGCACACCGACACCGCCCAGATCGACATCAAGGGCCGCAACATCGGACGCCGCACCACCGTGAAGTACCCGGTCACCGGCGACGTCGCCGCGACGATCGACGACCTGCTGCCGCTGATCTCGGAGAAGACCGACTCGACGTTCCTGGCGAAGATGCTGCGGAAGCAGGAGTCCAACCTCCACCACGTCATCGAGGCCTACACGAAGAACATCGAGAAGCAGGTCCCGATCCACCCGGAGTACCTGAGCTACGTCCTCGACGACCTCGCCGACGAGGACGCCGTGTTCACCGCCGACACCGGGATGTGCAACGTCTGGCAGGCGCGCTACATCAACCCGAACGGGAAGCGGCAGCTGCTCGCGTCCTTCCGCCACGGCACGATGGCCAACGCCCTGTCCCAGGGCATCGGTGCCGCCGCGGCCAACGGCAGCCGCCGCCAGACGATCGCCATGTGCGGCGACGGCGGGCTCGGCATGCTCATGGGCGAACTGCTGACCCTCAAACTGCACCAGGTGCCGCTGAAGGCCGTGGTCTACAACAACTCCACACTCGGCATGGTCAAGCTGGAGATGCTGGTCAAGGGCCTGCCCGACTTCGGCACCGACCACGAGAAGGTCAACTACGCCGACATCGCCACCGCCTGCGGCATCAAGGCCTTCCGCATCGAGGACCCGAAGGACGTCCGCCCGGTGCTCGCCGAGGCGCTGGCCTACGACGGTCCGGCACTGATCGACGTGGTGACCGACCCCAACGCCCTGTCCATCCCGCCGGAGATCTCACTGGAGCAGGTCGCCGGGTTCACCCGTGCCGCGACGAAGACGGTGCTCGAAGGTGGTGTGGGCAAGATGTTCGACCTGGCGAAGTCGAACCTGCGCAACATTCCGCGGCCGTCCGGTTTCAAACTGTAG
- a CDS encoding ATP-dependent Clp protease proteolytic subunit: MEGTASGLQLPTSRYILPSFVEHSSWGAKESNPYNKLFEERIIFLGTQVDDASANDIMAQLLVLEGLDPDRDITMYINSPGGSFTALMAIYDTMQYVRPDVVTVCLGQAASAAAVLLAAGTKGKRAALPNARVLIHQPATQGTQGQVSDLEIQAAEIERMRRLMEETLSRHTGKTAEQVREDTDRDKFLTAEEAKDYGIIDQVFEYRKLSAQ, from the coding sequence ATGGAGGGGACGGCGTCCGGACTGCAGCTGCCGACCTCGCGCTACATCCTCCCGTCCTTCGTCGAGCACTCCTCGTGGGGTGCGAAGGAATCGAACCCGTACAACAAGCTGTTCGAGGAGCGCATCATCTTCCTGGGGACCCAGGTCGACGATGCCTCGGCGAACGACATCATGGCCCAGCTGCTCGTGCTGGAGGGGCTGGACCCCGACCGTGACATCACGATGTACATCAACTCGCCCGGTGGTTCCTTCACCGCGCTGATGGCCATCTACGACACGATGCAGTACGTCCGCCCCGATGTCGTCACCGTCTGCCTCGGCCAGGCCGCCTCGGCCGCCGCGGTGCTGCTCGCCGCCGGCACCAAGGGCAAGCGCGCCGCGCTGCCCAACGCCCGCGTGCTGATCCACCAGCCGGCCACCCAGGGCACCCAGGGCCAGGTCTCCGACCTGGAGATCCAGGCCGCGGAGATCGAGCGGATGCGCCGCCTCATGGAGGAGACGCTGTCGCGGCACACCGGCAAGACCGCCGAGCAGGTCCGTGAGGACACGGACCGCGACAAGTTCCTCACGGCCGAGGAGGCCAAGGACTACGGCATCATCGACCAGGTCTTCGAGTACCGCAAGCTGTCGGCGCAGTAG
- a CDS encoding ATP-dependent Clp protease proteolytic subunit: MPVSGALREAQMTAAAGMNLNDSVFERLLRERIIFLGTQVDDEIANKLCAQILLLSAEDPTRDISLYINSPGGSVTAGMAIYDTMQYAPCDVATYGMGLAASMGQFLLTAGAKGKRYALPHARVMMHQPSAGVGGTAADIAIQAEQFGEVKKEMAELIAEHTGQPVETIRKDSDRDRWFKAEEAKEYGLVDHVIRSLKDK, from the coding sequence ATGCCTGTCAGCGGTGCACTGCGCGAGGCGCAGATGACCGCCGCCGCGGGGATGAACCTCAATGACTCGGTGTTCGAGCGGCTGCTGCGTGAGAGGATCATCTTCCTCGGCACCCAGGTCGACGACGAGATCGCGAACAAGCTCTGCGCGCAGATCCTGCTCCTGAGCGCCGAGGACCCGACCCGCGACATCTCGCTGTACATCAATTCGCCGGGTGGCTCGGTCACCGCCGGCATGGCGATCTACGACACGATGCAGTACGCGCCCTGCGATGTCGCCACCTACGGCATGGGCCTGGCCGCCTCGATGGGGCAGTTCCTGCTCACCGCCGGCGCCAAGGGCAAGCGCTACGCACTGCCGCACGCCCGCGTGATGATGCACCAGCCGTCCGCCGGTGTCGGTGGTACGGCCGCGGACATCGCCATCCAGGCGGAGCAGTTCGGTGAGGTGAAGAAGGAGATGGCGGAGCTGATCGCCGAGCACACCGGCCAGCCCGTCGAGACCATCCGCAAGGACTCGGACCGCGACCGCTGGTTCAAGGCCGAGGAGGCCAAGGAGTACGGCCTGGTCGACCACGTGATCCGCTCGCTGAAGGACAAGTAG
- the tig gene encoding trigger factor, producing the protein MKSSVEQLSATRAKLTVEVPFDELKPEFDNAFKTLAQQVTLPGFRKGKVPPKILEARLGRATILNEVLNDMLPSRYSDAVQEHDLKVLGQPDIDIAELEDNDHVTFTAEVDVRPEIEVPDFSAIEVEVEAVSADEGAVDHELGHLQERFGTLKSVDRAVQDGDFTSIDMVATIDGETVDEATTEGLSYEVGSESLVEGLDEALTGLKEGESKEFTTKLVAGEHADEDAQVTVTVKSVKERELPALDDDFAQLASEFDTIDELRESVKGQVEEQAKGQQATEIRDKVLAAALEKTEVPLPESVVKEQVDAQLQQLLSQFGGNEEILNQALAAQDITREKFEEDTREAAEDSVRTQLFLDTLSDIEQPEVSQQELTDHILFTAQRYGMDPNQFIMQLQQSGQIANLFADVRRGKALALNICKVSVKDSEGATIDPKDFFGDEAGEEVAEEAAETTEAPAEKADEADKAEEKPAKKAPAKKKAPAKKAAAKKSTAKKDDAAADEDKPAKKKAPAKKSTAKKTTAKKAPAKKAPAKKTAAKKDDEK; encoded by the coding sequence GTGAAGAGCTCCGTTGAACAGCTGAGCGCCACCCGAGCCAAGCTCACCGTCGAGGTCCCCTTCGACGAGCTGAAGCCCGAGTTCGACAACGCGTTCAAGACACTCGCCCAGCAGGTCACCCTGCCCGGTTTCCGCAAGGGCAAGGTCCCGCCGAAGATCCTCGAGGCGCGCCTCGGTCGCGCGACGATCCTCAACGAGGTGCTCAATGACATGCTGCCGAGCCGCTACAGCGACGCGGTGCAGGAGCACGACCTGAAGGTTCTGGGTCAGCCCGACATCGACATCGCCGAGCTCGAGGACAACGACCACGTCACCTTCACCGCCGAGGTCGACGTCCGCCCCGAGATCGAGGTGCCGGACTTCTCCGCCATCGAGGTCGAGGTCGAGGCCGTCTCCGCCGACGAGGGCGCTGTCGACCACGAGCTGGGTCACCTGCAGGAGCGCTTCGGCACCCTGAAGTCGGTCGACCGTGCCGTGCAGGACGGTGACTTCACCTCCATCGACATGGTGGCCACCATCGACGGCGAGACCGTCGACGAGGCGACCACCGAGGGCCTGTCCTACGAGGTCGGCTCCGAGTCCCTGGTCGAGGGCCTCGACGAGGCGCTGACCGGCCTCAAGGAGGGCGAGTCCAAGGAGTTCACCACCAAGCTCGTCGCCGGTGAGCACGCCGACGAGGACGCCCAGGTGACCGTCACCGTCAAGTCCGTCAAGGAGCGCGAGCTCCCGGCGCTCGACGACGACTTCGCCCAGCTGGCCAGCGAGTTCGACACGATCGACGAGCTGCGCGAGTCCGTCAAGGGTCAGGTCGAGGAGCAGGCCAAGGGCCAGCAGGCCACCGAGATCCGCGACAAGGTCCTCGCCGCCGCCCTCGAGAAGACCGAGGTGCCGCTGCCGGAGTCGGTCGTCAAGGAGCAGGTCGACGCCCAGCTGCAGCAGCTGCTCAGCCAGTTCGGCGGCAACGAGGAGATCCTGAACCAGGCCCTCGCCGCCCAGGACATCACCCGCGAGAAGTTCGAGGAGGACACCCGCGAGGCCGCCGAGGATTCGGTGCGCACCCAGCTGTTCCTCGACACGCTGTCCGACATCGAGCAGCCCGAGGTCTCCCAGCAGGAGCTGACCGACCACATCCTGTTCACCGCGCAGCGCTACGGCATGGACCCGAACCAGTTCATCATGCAGCTGCAGCAGTCCGGCCAGATCGCCAACCTGTTCGCGGACGTCCGCCGCGGCAAGGCCCTCGCGCTGAACATCTGCAAGGTCTCCGTCAAGGACTCGGAGGGTGCGACAATCGACCCGAAGGACTTCTTCGGTGACGAGGCCGGCGAGGAGGTGGCCGAGGAGGCCGCCGAGACCACCGAGGCTCCGGCCGAGAAGGCTGACGAGGCCGACAAGGCCGAGGAGAAGCCGGCCAAGAAGGCCCCCGCCAAGAAGAAGGCTCCGGCCAAGAAGGCGGCGGCGAAGAAGTCCACCGCCAAGAAGGACGACGCCGCCGCTGACGAGGACAAGCCGGCCAAGAAGAAGGCCCCGGCCAAGAAGTCCACCGCCAAGAAGACCACGGCGAAGAAGGCTCCGGCCAAGAAGGCCCCGGCCAAGAAGACCGCCGCGAAGAAGGACGACGAGAAGTAG
- a CDS encoding ribose-5-phosphate isomerase translates to MRIYLGADHAGFETKNLIADHLTKKGIEVVDCGAHTYDAQDDYPAYCIEAARRTVADEGSLGIVLGGSGNGEQIAANKVPGARCALAWSEETAKLAREHNNAQLIGIGGRMHTPEQALAIVDAFVGQAWSEEPRHQRRIDILAEYEKTGVAPALPEGN, encoded by the coding sequence ATGCGAATCTACCTCGGTGCAGACCATGCCGGTTTCGAGACCAAGAACCTCATCGCCGATCATCTGACGAAGAAGGGGATCGAGGTCGTGGACTGCGGAGCCCACACCTACGACGCCCAGGACGACTACCCCGCCTACTGCATCGAGGCCGCCCGGCGCACCGTCGCCGACGAGGGCTCCCTCGGCATCGTGCTGGGTGGTTCCGGCAACGGCGAGCAGATCGCCGCGAACAAGGTCCCCGGCGCCCGCTGCGCGCTCGCCTGGTCGGAGGAGACCGCGAAGCTGGCCCGCGAGCACAACAACGCCCAGCTCATCGGCATCGGTGGCCGGATGCACACTCCGGAGCAGGCCCTCGCCATCGTCGATGCCTTCGTCGGCCAGGCCTGGTCGGAGGAGCCCCGTCACCAGCGCCGGATCGACATTCTCGCCGAGTACGAGAAGACCGGCGTGGCCCCCGCCCTCCCCGAGGGCAACTGA